Proteins from a single region of Mumia flava:
- a CDS encoding DivIVA domain-containing protein gives MPLTPEDVRNKRFTPVRLREGYDMGEVDQFLDEVEAELERLTLENEDLRSKLAAASSGPSTSSFDTFQPPAPAPMPVAPPPAPTPAPVPAPTSVGDASSAAARLLEIATNNADELVENAKNEADRILGEARTKADRVENEARGKAERMESEARMRAQKLDQETAERRQQAFGNIEKERDDLNREIEHLRTFEREYRSRLKSYFQAQLSHLEGEQSVAAALPTQQSAPAPAAVHSAPPEHAPRRLKSLFGDDDGR, from the coding sequence ATGCCGTTGACGCCAGAGGACGTGCGGAACAAGCGATTCACCCCCGTCCGGCTCCGTGAGGGCTACGACATGGGGGAGGTCGACCAGTTCCTCGACGAGGTCGAGGCCGAGCTCGAGCGCCTGACGCTGGAGAACGAGGATCTGCGCTCCAAGCTTGCCGCTGCGTCGTCCGGTCCGTCGACGTCGTCCTTCGACACCTTCCAGCCGCCTGCGCCGGCCCCGATGCCGGTGGCGCCGCCTCCGGCGCCCACGCCGGCCCCGGTGCCCGCGCCGACCTCCGTCGGCGACGCGTCGAGCGCTGCGGCTCGCCTGCTCGAGATCGCGACCAACAACGCGGACGAGCTCGTCGAGAACGCCAAGAACGAGGCCGACCGCATCCTCGGTGAGGCCCGGACCAAGGCCGACCGCGTCGAGAACGAAGCGCGCGGCAAGGCCGAGCGGATGGAGTCCGAGGCTCGGATGCGCGCGCAGAAGCTCGACCAGGAGACCGCGGAGCGCCGCCAGCAGGCGTTCGGCAACATCGAGAAGGAGCGCGACGACCTCAACCGCGAGATCGAGCACCTCCGCACCTTCGAGCGCGAGTACCGCAGCCGCCTCAAGAGCTACTTCCAGGCCCAGCTCTCCCACCTCGAGGGCGAGCAGTCGGTGGCCGCGGCCCTGCCGACGCAGCAGTCCGCGCCGGCCCCGGCCGCCGTGCACAGCGCACCGCCGGAGCACGCGCCGCGCCGCCTGAAGTCGCTGTTCGGCGACGACGACGGTCGCTGA